DNA from Pseudomonas mendocina:
CACGACCTTGTCGGTTTCGATGTCGACGATCAGCTCATCGCGCTTGACCGCTTCGCCCGGCTTCTTGTGCCAGGTGGCGACGGTGCCGTCGGCAACCGATTCCGGGAAGGTTGGGGCTTTGATCTCGATAGCCATTGTATGTGTTCCTTAAATTCGTTTTGTACCGGCAGGCGGCGAATGCCACCTGCCGGATGAAGGCGTTAAACAGTAAAGGCGTCCTGCAGCAGTTTTTCCTGCTGCTCGGCGTGCATCGAGGCGTAACCGCAAGCTGGTGCAGCCGAGGCATCGCGACCGGCGTACTCGAGGAACAGTGCCTTCTTGTGCGCAGTGGCGACGCGACGCATGTGGTGCTGGCTGCAGTACCAGGCCCCTTGGTTCATCGGCTCTTCCTGACACCAGACGATGTGCTTGAGGTTCTTGTACGGAGCCAGAACCTCGGCCAGGTCGTCTTCCGGGAACGGATAGAGCTGCTCGATACGCACGATGGCGATATCTTCACGGCCTTCGGCGCGGCGTTTTTCCAGCAGGTCGTAGTAGACCTTGCCGCTGCACAGCACCAGGCGCTCGACCTTCTTCGGATCGATCGCATCGATTTCCGGGATGACGGTCTGGAACGAGCCTTCGGCCAGATCTTCCAGGGTCGAGATTGCCAGCTTGTGACGCAGCAGCGATTTCGGCGTCAGCACCACCAGCGGCTTGCGCAGCGGACGGATCACCTGACGACGCAGCATGTGGTAGACCTGAGCCGGGGTGGTCGGCACGCAGACCTGCATGTTGTGCTCGGCGCACAGTTGCAGGTAACGCTCCAGACGCGCCGAGCTGTGCTCAGGCCCCTGCCCTTCATAGCCGTGCGGCAGCAGCATGGTCAGACCGCACAGACGGCCCCACTTGTGCTCGCCACTGGAGATGAACTGGTCGAACACCACCTGGGCGCCGTTGGCGAAGTCGCCGAACTGAGCTTCCCAGATCACCAGCGCATTCGGCACGGTGGTCGAGTAGCCGTATTCGAAGGCCAGTACCGCTTCTTCGGAAAGGAAGGAGTCGTACAGTTCGAACTTGGGCTGACCTTCGTACAGGTTCTTCAGGGCAACGTAGGTGCTGGCGTCCTTCTGGTTGTGCAACACCGCGTGACGGTGCGAGAAGGTGCCACGGCCGATGTCCTGACCGGTCATGCGGATCGGGTGGCCTTCGAACAACAGGGTCGCGTAAGCCATGGTCTCGGCGTAGCCCCAGTTGATCGGCAAGCCGCCGGCGCCCATCTTCTGGCGATCTTCGAGGATCTTGGAAACCTGGCGCTGAACCAGGAAGCCGTCCGGAATCTCCAGCAGTTTGGCCGACAGATCCTGCAGGGTCTTCAGGTCGAAGCGAGTGTCGTGACGCGCGGTCCAGGTGTGGCCCAGGTACGGACGCCAATCGACGAACAGTTCCTTGTTGGGTTCCTTGACCAGGCTCTTGACCACGTGCTGGCCGTTGTCCAGTGCGGTACGGTACTCGTCGATCTTGGCCTGTACGTCTTCGCTGGTCTGCACACCGGCAGCGATCAGTGCATCGGCATACAGCTCACGGGTGGTGCGCTGCTTGGCGATCTGCTGGTACATCAGCGGCTGAGTACCGTTCGGTTCGTCGGCCTCGTTGTGGCCGCGACGACGGTAGCAGACCAGGTCGATGACCACGTCACGCTTGTACTGCATGCGGTAATCGACAGCCAGCTGGGTCACGAACAGCACGGCTTCCGGATCATCACCGTTCACGTGGAAGATCGGCGCCTGGATCATCTTCGCCACGTCAGTGGCGTATTCGGTCGAGCGCGAGTCTTCCGGGCGGCTGGTGGTGAAACCAACCTGGTTGTTGATCACGATGTGAATGGTGCCGCCCGTCTTGTAACCACGGGTCTGCGACATCTGGAAGGTTTCCATCACCACGCCCTGACCGGCGAACGCCGCATCACCGTGGAGGGAAATCGGCAGTACCTTGTCGCCACTGGCGTCATTACGACGATCCTGGCGGGCACGTACCGAACCTTCGACCACCGGAGAAACGATCTCCAGGTGCGAGGGGTTGAACGCCAGCGCCAGGTGAACTTCACCACCAGCGGTCATGACGTTGGACGAGAAGCCCTGGTGGTACTTCACGTCACCGGACGAGAGACCTTCGGTCTTCTTGCCTTCGAACTCGTCGAACAGATCGCGCGGGTTCTTGCCGAAGGTGTTGACCAGTACGTTCAGACGGCCGCGGTGGGCCATGCCGATGACGATTTCCTTGGTGCCGTAGGAGCCGGAACGCTGGATGATCTCGTCCAGCATCGGGATCAGGCTCTCACCGCCCTCCAGACCGAAGCGCTTGGTGCCTGGGTATTTGGTGCCCAGGTACTTCTCCAGGCCTTCGGCAGCGGTAACGCGCTCGAGCACGTGCGCCTGCACTTCAGCGGAAAATTGCGGACGACCACGCACGCTTTCCAGACGCTGGGCGAACCAGTGACGCTGGCCGGAATCGACGATGTGCATGAACTCGGCACCGATGGTGCGACAATATGTCTGCTGCAACGCACCGAGGATTTCACGTAGGGTCGCCTCTTCCTTACCGATGTACAGCTCGCCGGTACGGAAAGTGGTATCCAGGTCAGCGTCGGTCAGGCCGTAGTGATTGATCGACAGATCGGACGGCGCGGTACGCACCCACAGCCCCAGCGGATCGAGCTGAGCGGCTTGGTGGCCACGCACGCGGTAGGCCTGGATCAGACGCAGCACTTCTACCTGCTTCTTCTCGTGCTCGCTGCTGACGGCCCCGGCGGAAACCGGCTGGGCACGACGCGAATTCTTGGCGAGCAGAACGAAATGATCGCGAATGGTCGAGTGCGACACATCCGCTGCAGCGCTGCCGTCGGTCGGCAGCTTCTGGAAGTAAGTGCGCCACTCTTCTGGCACAGCGTTGGGATCGTGCAGGTAGAGCTCGTAGAGCTCTTCCACGTAGGCAGCGTTGCCACCGGATAGGTGGGCACTGTCCCACATGCGCTGCATCACGCTTTCTTGCATGCTTGGTCACCCTCGGTAAGGGGACACCATCGGCGCGAATACCGTATGGCCCAAATCAAAGTCATGGTGCTGCGACTCGGATAAAGCCACTTGGGTTCCCGCAGATAGTCCGGGTACCAGCCCGGATGCCCCTGCTGGTCGTCATAATTTTTCGAATATGAACCGCGGCTTTGTGGGCTGCGGTTCTGGCTTTTACTGCAAGGCCGGCCGAAGCCGGACTTGCAGGTGTTACAGGTACAGCAACTTTCGAATCAGGTACCGCTTTGCAGCAACATGTTGCGAACGTGACCAATGGCCTTGGTCGGGTTCAGCCCTTTCGGGCACACGTTCACGCAGTTCATGATGCCGCGGCAGCGGAACACGCTGAACGGGTCGTCCAGGGACGCCAGACGCTCGCTGGTCTTGGTGTCACGGCTGTCGGCCAGGAAGCGGTAGGCCTGCAGCAGTGCAGCGGGACCGAGGAACTTGTCCGGGTTCCACCAGAACGACGGGCAGCTGGTCGAGCAGCAAGCGCACAGAATGCACTCGTATAGCCCGTCGAGCTTCTCGCGCTCTTCCGGCGACTGCAGGCGCTCGATGGCCGGAGCCGGCGTATCGTTCTGCAGGAACGGCTGCACCTTCTCGTACTGCTTGTAGAAGATGCTCATGTCGACGACCAAGTCACGAATGACCGGCAGACCTGGCAGCGGACGAATCACCAGCTTGCCGCCCTTGAGGCCGGCAGCGGAGATCGGCGTGATGCAGGCGAGGCCGTTCTTGCCATTGATGTTCATGCCGTCGGAGCCACATACACCTTCACGGCAGGAGCGACGGTAGGAGAAGCCTTCGTCCTGTTCCTTGATCAGCGCCAGCACGTCAAGAACCATGATGTCCTTGCCGCCGGTATCGACCTGGAAGTCCTGCATAAACGGAGCAGCGTCTTTCTCCGGGTTGTAGCGATAAACACTGACTTGCAACATATCAGTCACCCTTAATAAGTCCGAACCTTGGGTTCAAATGCCGGAACGGTCTTCGGCGCGAAGTTGACGGCACGCTTGGCAACGCGCTTCTCGCCTGGGAAGTACAGGGAGTGGCACAGCCAGTTCTGGTCATCGCGCTCCTCAAAGTCTTCACGAGCGTGGGCGCCACGGGACTCTTTACGAGCCTCGGCTGCGACCGCGGTCGCTTCGGCGACTTCGAGCAGGTTTTGCAGTTCCAGCGCTTCGATACGCGCAGTGTTGAACGCCTGGCTCTTGTCCGCGATTTTGACTTTCGCGATGCGCTCACGCAGGTCGGCCAGTTGTTGGATGCCCTTCTGCATGTATTCGCCAGTACGGAATACACCGAAGTAGTTCTGCATGCACTGTTGCAGCTCTTTACGCAGCGGCGCGACATCTTCGCCAGTGCTGCGCTCGTTGACGCCAGCCAGACGCGACAGCGACTGCTCGATGTCGGTTTCGCTGGCACCACGGACTTCCACGCCTTCTTTCAGCGCTTTTTCCAGGTGCAGGCCGGCAGCACGGCCGAACACGACCAGGTCGAGCAGCGAGTTGCCGCCCAGACGGTTGGCGCCATGTACCGATACGCACGCCACTTCACCTACGGCGAACAGGCCTTCGATGATCTTGTCGTTGCCGTTGGCGTCCTGAGTCATTGCCTGGCCATGAATGTTGGTGGCAACGCCGCCCATCATGTAGTGGCAGGTCGGAATGACCGGAACCGGCGCGACAACCGGGTCGACATGCGCGAAGGTCTTCGACAGTTCGCAAATGCCTGGCAGGCGGCTGTGCAGTACTTCTTCGCCCAGGTGATCGAGTTTGAGCAGCACGTGATCCTTGTCCGGGCCACAGCCGTTGCCGGCAATCACTTCCTTGACCATGGAGCGGGCAACGACATCGCGGCCAGCCAGGTCTTT
Protein-coding regions in this window:
- a CDS encoding 2-oxoglutarate dehydrogenase E1 component, which codes for MQESVMQRMWDSAHLSGGNAAYVEELYELYLHDPNAVPEEWRTYFQKLPTDGSAAADVSHSTIRDHFVLLAKNSRRAQPVSAGAVSSEHEKKQVEVLRLIQAYRVRGHQAAQLDPLGLWVRTAPSDLSINHYGLTDADLDTTFRTGELYIGKEEATLREILGALQQTYCRTIGAEFMHIVDSGQRHWFAQRLESVRGRPQFSAEVQAHVLERVTAAEGLEKYLGTKYPGTKRFGLEGGESLIPMLDEIIQRSGSYGTKEIVIGMAHRGRLNVLVNTFGKNPRDLFDEFEGKKTEGLSSGDVKYHQGFSSNVMTAGGEVHLALAFNPSHLEIVSPVVEGSVRARQDRRNDASGDKVLPISLHGDAAFAGQGVVMETFQMSQTRGYKTGGTIHIVINNQVGFTTSRPEDSRSTEYATDVAKMIQAPIFHVNGDDPEAVLFVTQLAVDYRMQYKRDVVIDLVCYRRRGHNEADEPNGTQPLMYQQIAKQRTTRELYADALIAAGVQTSEDVQAKIDEYRTALDNGQHVVKSLVKEPNKELFVDWRPYLGHTWTARHDTRFDLKTLQDLSAKLLEIPDGFLVQRQVSKILEDRQKMGAGGLPINWGYAETMAYATLLFEGHPIRMTGQDIGRGTFSHRHAVLHNQKDASTYVALKNLYEGQPKFELYDSFLSEEAVLAFEYGYSTTVPNALVIWEAQFGDFANGAQVVFDQFISSGEHKWGRLCGLTMLLPHGYEGQGPEHSSARLERYLQLCAEHNMQVCVPTTPAQVYHMLRRQVIRPLRKPLVVLTPKSLLRHKLAISTLEDLAEGSFQTVIPEIDAIDPKKVERLVLCSGKVYYDLLEKRRAEGREDIAIVRIEQLYPFPEDDLAEVLAPYKNLKHIVWCQEEPMNQGAWYCSQHHMRRVATAHKKALFLEYAGRDASAAPACGYASMHAEQQEKLLQDAFTV
- a CDS encoding succinate dehydrogenase iron-sulfur subunit, which encodes MLQVSVYRYNPEKDAAPFMQDFQVDTGGKDIMVLDVLALIKEQDEGFSYRRSCREGVCGSDGMNINGKNGLACITPISAAGLKGGKLVIRPLPGLPVIRDLVVDMSIFYKQYEKVQPFLQNDTPAPAIERLQSPEEREKLDGLYECILCACCSTSCPSFWWNPDKFLGPAALLQAYRFLADSRDTKTSERLASLDDPFSVFRCRGIMNCVNVCPKGLNPTKAIGHVRNMLLQSGT
- the sdhA gene encoding succinate dehydrogenase flavoprotein subunit, encoding MASIRTLSYDAIIVGGGGAGMRAALQLAQGGHKTAVVTKVFPTRSHTVSAQGGITCAIASADPNDDWRWHMYDTVKGSDYIGDQDAIEYMCSVGPEAVFELEHMGLPFSRTEQGRIYQRPFGGQSKGPDNPTQAARTCAAADRTGHALLHTLYQANLKAGTSFLNEWYAVDLVKNQDGAIVGIIAICIETGETVYIRSKAVVLATGGAGRIYASTTNALINTGDGVGMALRAGVPVQDIEMWQFHPTGIAGAGVLVTEGCRGEGGYLINAHGERFMERYAPNAKDLAGRDVVARSMVKEVIAGNGCGPDKDHVLLKLDHLGEEVLHSRLPGICELSKTFAHVDPVVAPVPVIPTCHYMMGGVATNIHGQAMTQDANGNDKIIEGLFAVGEVACVSVHGANRLGGNSLLDLVVFGRAAGLHLEKALKEGVEVRGASETDIEQSLSRLAGVNERSTGEDVAPLRKELQQCMQNYFGVFRTGEYMQKGIQQLADLRERIAKVKIADKSQAFNTARIEALELQNLLEVAEATAVAAEARKESRGAHAREDFEERDDQNWLCHSLYFPGEKRVAKRAVNFAPKTVPAFEPKVRTY